Sequence from the Gracilinanus agilis isolate LMUSP501 chromosome 6, AgileGrace, whole genome shotgun sequence genome:
CCTTGGACGTGTTCCAAGCCCAGAACCATGAGAGTACCCAAGCCCATCCAGACAGTTCTCACATTAACTTTTAACTTGATATTAACTTTACTGTGTAGTGCTATGCTCTCTCTCCCAGCTCTTGCCCCTTGGCTCAGACTCCATGGCCACCTATTCCTCATCccctaaaacaacaacaacaacaagaccTTCTGAGGGAAACTGAAAGCAGAAGAACTCACCAGAGGTCTTCTGGACCTCAGGGCATAAACCTTGTGCcagcctccttcctccttcccctagaATGACCATGGGTAACTAACCAAGGAGAGGGAAACCCTGGATAAGGGAGGGACTACCATAAATTGTAAATAGTTGCTAAATTAGTTTGGATTTTCACAAACTGTTTTCATGTAGGGCTATGTGGTTCCTTGCCCTCACTCTCATCCAGGGCATTATTCTACTCTCAGGGCAAGAACTtcagatggggagggagagtagGGAGTGGACAGGGTTATACAGATTTCAGAATGTGTGTTTTTAAATTTGTCACAAATGTCAGGGCTAGTAGTAGAGCTGAGCTTTGGTCTTAGCCTTGCATCAGACCCATATTAGTGGTGTCCCCATGGTCCACAAGCCATTTGACCTCTTGGTACTCCCAGATAGAGttctcttagaccagtgatgggcaaactttttaaagagggggccaaaaaaaaggaaatgctcatctgtcagactgcttctaaggcaactcttttgaagtttcattgtattgtatcctactcagatagaacatttcaggaggctgcatctggcccgcaggccttagtttgcccttAGACACAGTGGCTAAACTGcatgggtggagggaggaagtttTCACACTGGGAATCCCCTACCATGATGAAATCTCAGGCCCCGAGCAAACCAAATAAAATGTCACAAGATCCTGACCAACTAGAATGTTGATGATGCTCACCTCCTTTTTTAGCTGTTAGTTTCATTCTGAGATCAGCATATgaatgttaatatttattttttaaaactcttgtggtaaaaaatttatttcataagtcactgatttttaaaatgtagtgaTCAGGGACCTAAGGGGGTTGCTTAGAGTATATATCTTTACTTTTTACTTCCCCAGAAAACTTtgcataataatttatattatagctCCATTTGAGGGGAGATAGTAAAAGAAACTAATAGCTAGAAAAGATCTGGGTAGAGTGCTAGCTCTTCCTTTATGACTTGTCCTAGGAATAAATCTGTTCCAGTCATTCTAGGCAAGTAGCTTAACCTGTATGAAAGTATTTGTTATGAACACCTCAGCCTTTTATACGGAGCATGTAGGAGGTGAAGTGGGACAAAGGATCtcttctgaagtcaggaaaactcatcttcctgagttcaaatctggtctcagacacttacagaTTTTGGTACCCTGGACAAGACAGataaccctgtttacctccatttcctcatctgtcaaatgagctggagaagaaaataataaatcactccagtatctttaacaagaaaaccacaaatggggtcacaaagagttggacacaactgaaaatgactgaataactcaACAAAAGGAAGAGTTAGGACTAGACGATACATATCTAAGGTCTCTTGTCATCACTAAAATGCTGTGGATTTTATATTGTCACCTCTTCATTCATGGGTTCTATGGAAATCAATACTGTAATCCAAATACTTAAATCAAGAGTGACCAAATTATGATATTGTTCCACTGTGGGCTATCATGAGGGAACCACTGGACACCTAGTATCTAGGTATCATCATCCTTGACATTGTCCCTGGGCCCTATTACCAAATCCATTCTACCTTTGTAACACATAgagcctcttttcttttcttttttaaaaaactcttgccttctgttcTAGTAACAATTCTAGGGCAAAAGGGCAGGGGCTAGGCAAAgaggtgacttgcacagggtcacagagttagcaagaatctgaggccagatttgaacccaggagctccagACTCCAGTGGCATTTTatgcactatgccacctagctgcctactgaccttttttcttttctgacactGTGATGACTCTGGGGTAGGCCCTTATCACATCATGCCCAGACTACTGAAATGAccctccctgcctcaagtttctccctacTCCTGTCTATTATCACTATAGTAACTTTCCTAAAACACAAATCTGACCATTATCATCCAATTCAGTAAATTCTAGTGGCTGCCATTTACTTCTAGAATCAAATTTAAATGACTCTgctttggtgttcaaagcccttcaaaacttgtccccttcctactttttcaCTCTTATCATACCTTTCCCCCCTATACTTAATGATCCAGTGACAGAATCCTCACAGAAGACACTCCATATCCTGCTTCTATGCATTTTCACCCAgtgtcctccatgcctgaaagTCATCTCCATCTCTCctggtttccttggcttcctgGCCCTTCCTCGATGTTAATGGTTCTCCTTTGttatcatctccaatttatttggtgtatgctttatttttattttattatttatatttatatatttacatatttaattataatatataatattttttgttatataaataatatatttgtaatatataatataaattatatggttatagataatgaaatatatctttttaaaatatatatatttatattatttctagtTGTATGCAGGTTGTggcattagattgtaagttccttgaggctgttataagagaattagggaaagtttagCAAGAGGCATAAGTTAGCTGGAGAAGGTTCCAAGCATGGAATGGTGGAGggagacttctttttctgaaagacTTTCTGGATGCCACTGCTGGCAATTAGAGGTTTTTCTCAGCTGCTGGaggtgaagagcccagaaaaataaTTGTCTCCTGTAAAACCATCTGCCCTGGGAAAGATCAAGTTGAGCAGTGAATCTGGTTTGATTGGTGGACATATCAACCCAGTTCAGCTCCTTGACTTTACCCCTTTTGTGGATGTACTTGCTGTGACTCCTGGTGGCTGTGAACATCGCTGGAACAGAAGTAGACCCAGTAGTGAGACATCCAAATTCCTCCtaacctgccaggcttgacctGACAGCCTGTTTTAAATGACAGAGTAGAGTGTttgtcccacctttccagtccctGGAGTCTGTCCTTAGATACCTAGTTTAAGTGTGACCTCTCCCTACATTTCTTACCCTTAAACTCATTATTAAACTGTGTTTaataacttccttttgttccttctccacaacccagAGGGCCCACTATAGTTTAAAAGGAATCCCTGGCAGAGTTTGGTCTGGATGACAGTTGATCTCAACTGCCACCACTCATTCCCCAAGACCTGTGTTTGTGGGGGTGGGTGAGATTTCCCAGTGTGTTATTGTGGGTCAGGCAGTTAACCCACTTTAACCCTTTATTCctccttcattctcttttccctctaagaAGTTGGGACGCTGACCTCTCGTGGGTTGTGTAACTAGTTAGCCTTGTTCATGGGGAGTAATTGCAATCCCTGATCCCCATCACAGATGGGATTGAACAGGTTACCTATGCCTGCCGGCATAGGGTAGGCACATGCTGAGCCAGTCAGTGTAGCTTGCGTGTAGCCCCAGACATCTAAGGGCATCACACACCTGTTATTGCTTAATCTCGGGTGGCTGAACACCACTTGTCCCTCTAACAAGGTCAATgtctattttttatctttccttgttTTCTCAACACTTagtccagtgcttggcacattgtagatGTTAAGTAAATGTCTGTTGGCTTAATTCGAGAAAAAAGATGTAGGTAGATCAACTCAAAACCATCACTATTGATGGAAGTAACATGGAATCATCCTTTACTAAAAGtggtattatctttttttaataaatgaaaggaTTATTATTGTCaggaatttttttctagctccttAACCTAAAACTTTTCACTACAACTTTAGCctcaaaagaagggaaaaggagaaaaaaatcccaagaaaaaACCTGCTCATTGACCCCTAGAGATCTCTTTACATATCTGgcctaattatttttaaattccatgTGATGGCTTGCTGTTGTCTAGttgtttcacttgtgtctgactctaagtgaccccctttggagttttcttggtaaagattcttgagtggtttgccattttctccttctgctcattttacagaggaggaaactaaagttAACAGGGGctattgacttgcccagggtcacccagttagtgtttgaggccaaatttgaacccaagaagatgaattcctgactctaagttcagactatctactgcatcacctggCTATCTGATGGTTCTATAACTCATCATAATTATTCATACTTTCCCTCAAAGTCCTTAATCATGTTTCTCCTTCAGTAGCCAATCTATTTAGGAGCTATGTTATCCTATTAGTAAATAATATCTGATAGTAAAGATttatgattctaagataaaatcaGTGCCTCTAAAATATGAGAAACTGGGGGCTGAGACTTGGGGGAGGGAAACATTTGCATCTGATATATCTGATAAAGCTGttattttaatgcctttctgctcttctgccttggaaccaatacacagaatttgattctaagacagaaatgaagagtttttaattaaataaaaaaaggaatttcaggaactcaaaaGAAACATGCACAAATTTGGAGAAATCTTCATCCTAAATGTTCACACAGAATATTTGTGCCCAGCCTGTGGTAGGGCCTTCCATGGTCATATTAGTCAGATCAGCCACAATCAGACATGCTGCATGTGGACCCCAACATACTACTGTCATTTTAGTTCTCTTGGAGTACTGATGTGGTTAAGGTAATTGGGTCTTATCCAAAGGATTGACGATGGCTCAAACTAACTTCATTGGAAGGAAACCAGCTTTATTTTAAGAGAATAAAGTAACAGTCACTAGTATAGTAAGTaattaagggaagggaaggaggtatGGTAAGTaaagggagagaatgaaagagtataagtgagggagaggggaggggaggagggagagagagtgagaccaaagggggagaaggagggagagaaagagggagaaacagaagagggaggagacagagaaggccagagatagacagaggggaagagagatgggggagagggagacagagggggagagagaggtggggagagggagagaaaagagaggagagggagagacagagacaggaagaaagaaggaaagaacgagaaaaggggagagaggagggagaaggagagaagacgGAAGGGGAGATAGAAGACagtgaagagagggagggaggaagggagggagagagacaaagagagacggAAAGGGAGAGAACAAGATTGGGTACAGGTCTTCTGGAATATtttagttactaaggaaggggtcatttgtttTGGGCAGTTGTTGCCCAGTCATTTGGGAGGAACTGATGGTCCACTTTGGTCTACATATCTTTACCCTACATTTCATGTTTGTCTGCTCAGGGAATAGCAAATTgcaatgtaaatgggatgctaatgatatgttaaacaCCCTGGGGCAACTTTCAACCTAATTTCAGTCTTTTCTGGGCAGACTCTAAGAAAGGCCTGAGTGTGAAAActgagcattgtttgaacctagtccggTGTAACAGAAACTGAACCACCTGTACTTGCTGTTCAGAGATCCAACCAAAGACCTAAGTTATGTCTAAAGACAGATGTGAGGAGTTTTCTCCCaattgtgaatctaagcaactcATACATTTTTTATGAAAGGTAGCTCCATTTAATCAgctagttattgtttccatgttcttttgttTGTGTACAGCTTTTTGGCAGGGTCTGTAGGACACTTCAGCCCACAtcagtacaaaggacaacaaccaaccaaccagtaGACTTATTCCAACAGAAGCAACCAAAAAACAACCACTGCCACCAATTGATGGAGCTGGGATTCAGACCTAACTCTCCTGTCTCCCAACTCTCTATTTTCCCCAAGCTAAAGTAGGCAATCAATTGCACAATTAGCCATAACATCATAACTCACTTTTGAAAGAGGGTGGAATCCTACAGGTGGATGAGATAGAAATTCCCTGAGGCTGTGTCTTCTACTCTTTagcctcccttttcttccttcccaggtCTTAATACAGTTCAATGCTCTATGGAGGTAGGAGAGTTTCCAAGAAAGAAAGGGATGAGATAAAATTCGTATCataggggcagataggtggctcagtggtaggTAGgtcaacctgggttcaaatgagacttcagatacttcttagctttgtgaccccgggacaagttatttaactctgattgcctagccctggaCATTCTTTTGTCTTGAACTGAtattaagagagaagataaaagttttttttttaaatagtattatAGACTTGAAGGGAGTTCAGAAGCCCTCTGGTCGAACTCCCTCATTTTACGTTGAGAAAAACTGATGCCTTGGGATGTTTGCTCATGGAAATAATTAAGCATCAgacacagaatttgaacccatattctctgactccagagccaaaaTGCTTTCCCTCCCTAGGGACTGCCTCCTACAAAAGGACATCAGGTTTGGCTATGCCCAGtgtaattttattccttttattttgcttctttcccCAGGCATCGTGTTTGCACATTATGGTCCAATCTGGCGACAACAGAGAAAGTTCTCCCATTCAACCCTTCGACATTTCGGACTGGGAAAGCTCAGCCTGGAGCCCAAAATTATCGAGGAGTTTAAGTATGTCAAGGAGGAAATTCAGAAACATGGAGGAAACCCCTTTAGCCCTTTCCCCATCATCAGCAATGCCGTCTCCAACATCATCTGTTCCCTTTGCTTCGGCCAGCGCTTTGAGTATAACAACAGTGACTTTAAGAAAATGCTGGACCTCATGTCTCGAGGGTTAGAGATCAGCATCAACAGCCAGATTCTGCTCATCAACATATGCTCTTGGCTTTACTACCTTCCCTTTGGACTCTTCAAGGAAATGAGACAGATTGAAAAGGATCTAACTGTTTTCCTGAAAGGAATCATCAGAGAACATCGGGAGGCCTTAGACAAGGAGAATCCCCAGGACTTCATTGATATGTACCTTCTCCATATGGAAGAGGAGATGAAGAGTAACAGCAACAGTAGTTTTGATGAAGACTACTTATTTCACATCATTGGAGATCTCTTCATTGCTGGAACTGATACTACAACCAACACTTTACTATGGTGCCTTCTATACATGTCATTGAACCCCGAGGTGCAAGGTAATTGCTGCTTCTGGTATCCATGTCCTTCAGGTAGGAGCAATCAACCAAGTGATCAATAAACATTAGGCTCCTGTGCTAAGCTTTGAAGATACAAAGAGGTAAAAGACTGTTTCTGCCCTTTAGGAACTTAAATTCGAATGGAATAGGCAGTATGCAAATAAATAATGTAGGGCAACTAGTtggtacaatggagagagcactgggcttggaatcatgagttcaaatctggccttggcattttgtggccctgggtaagtcacttttttttaacctcttaccttaatgggattaagtgactcctaggcaagtcactctaaccttgtttgtctcaatttcctcatctgtaaaataagggggagaaggaaatggcaaaccactccaggatatttgccaagaaaaccccaaatgggttttaAAAGTAGGAAGGCACAAGAATTGAGGGGGTGagggaaagcttcctgtagatCTTATGGGATCATAGGATTCAGAGGTAGAAGGACTCTTGGTGGCCACTTagtccaaccatttcattttacaaaggaagaaactgatgcttaaggaggaaactgaagctaagtgAGTGGTTCAAGTTTTCAGAGTTGATAAGTAACAGTTgttgagatttgaacacaggtcctctgaccACCTggacccttcctacctttccagtctctttATACCTTaacattccttttccttccctcctcccaatatTCTGAGATCCATTGACTTTCCCTTCCTGAGATCCTTGCTTTTCCACTTACAAGATGCTCTATCTCCAGACTGTTCTCCATGCCTACAAtactctctctcttcatctctgcctcctggcttccctcaagtcCCAGCCAAAATTCTGCCTTCTGTGAGaagcctttcttttttaactttttttagaaattttatttaattgattaagaaaaattttccatgtttacatgaatcatgttctttccttcccttcttcccacctcaCCCCATCCTGGAGCTAATATGCAActctactgggttttatatgtgtcattgatcaagaaataatatttccatattattgatatttgcactagggtgattgtttagatcagtggtccccaaacttttttggccctttccagaaaaaatattacttagccccctggaaattaatttattttaatagcaattaataggaaagataaatgcacctgtggccatcactgcctccctggattgctgtagcactcaccagggggtggtagcgcccactttgggaatcactggtttagagtctacatccccagtcatgtccccatcaaaccatatgatcaaacaaatgtttatcttctgtgtttctattcccatagttctttttttggaagcctttcttgatcttccTTAATGTTGGTGGCTTCTCTgtattgattatctccaactaATCCTAAATATATCCTGTTTGTCTTCTCCACTAGACCAAGAGCTCCTGGaagaagggactgtctttttcatttctttcttctaggttatgcacagtacctggaacatttGTTGTCGTTctgatcatttttcagtcatggccaactcttgggtgaccccatttggagttttcttagcaaagaatcTGAAGtgattggccattttcttctccagctcactttccagataaggaaactggggcaaacgattaaagtgacttgcccagggtcacacagctagaatggatctgaggccagatttgaactggggaagaTAAGTCTCTCTGATTTCAGGTCTGatactatccactgagctacctaattgcCCCCTCCAGGTtcatagtgagtgcttaataaatgcttgttgactagtTGACTCTTATTTCAGAACCAGTGTATGATGTTGCCTCCAGGGCAACATTTAAACCATGAGCAGATAATCTCTTTGTTAGGGAATGCTTTCATAACAGCTGAGTTGTGTCCAAGAGTTAAAATTTTGTCAACATCAGCAAGACTAGTGCATTGTTAGGGAAGAGAAGaccaaaaagggggaaaaggcaagaaaatgtaaaggtagagtttaaaaaaaatggtgatATCTCTGATGATTCCCTCATGGTAGCCCTTGCCTCACTCCTGATTTAAACATTCAGATTAAAGTCCTGACTTCTAAGGAAcccatgaataaataaataatattataaaatccATAGCATTTTAGTGCTGAAAGAGAACTTAGATATCACCTAGTCCTAACCCTTCATTTTGtcgttgttattcagttgttgtcagtcatctctgactcttggtgaccccttttggggttttcttggcaaagatcctagagcgatttgccattttcttctcttgctcattttacagatgaggaaactgaggcaaaaggtgtttaaatgacttgcccaaggtcccacagctggtaagtgtttgaggccagatttgaacttgaggaGAAAAACTTGAGGGGAAAAGAAGTGAATTCATTTGATCAAGGTCATACTGCCAGTTAtcagtatttattgagcacttactttGCGCAAGGTACTGTGGGAAATACTAAGACTTGAAACAATCCTTGCTGCCTTGGAGATTATAGTTGTCAGGGACACTAGTCTGGGCCTCCCGTCCTCCAGATTTCAGAGCTCTTTACATATA
This genomic interval carries:
- the LOC123252248 gene encoding cytochrome P450 2U1; amino-acid sequence: MLSLPRDCLLQKDIRFGYAQCNFIPFILLLSPGIVFAHYGPIWRQQRKFSHSTLRHFGLGKLSLEPKIIEEFKYVKEEIQKHGGNPFSPFPIISNAVSNIICSLCFGQRFEYNNSDFKKMLDLMSRGLEISINSQILLINICSWLYYLPFGLFKEMRQIEKDLTVFLKGIIREHREALDKENPQDFIDMYLLHMEEEMKSNSNSSFDEDYLFHIIGDLFIAGTDTTTNTLLWCLLYMSLNPEVQEKVQKEIEKVIGPDRAPSLTDKVHMPYTEATIMEVQRMSVVVPFGIPHMTSEKTTLQGYTIPKGTLIIANLWAVHRDPAIWENPKNFSPERFLDEEGKLIKREYFIPFGIGKRVCMGEQLAKMELFLMFVSLMQNFIFTFPKDSKKPIMTGKFGLTLSPYPFNVIVSKR